The proteins below come from a single Paraburkholderia flagellata genomic window:
- a CDS encoding GNAT family N-acetyltransferase has translation MPTSAVAIYESSPAATWRYELRTCETVDAFRAFEPQWHALLSGAEAWSPFISFAYCEAAVAAALKSGAKVEVAMVHDARDLLALWPVAIMREGAWRAAHTLGCGCGEEYGGPLIADTRRAELYDAAVQAVLRIHADVLHIPMLENGSTLQRALDAAPQSWVQRALPPRWRVMPGYSINLRAAPTWSDFLATRHSTLRAALRSSAKRLRREGDVSFGWCDSAEDTERVLRWLFANKRQWALKRGIESPYLMDDRVRDFFIGLAKRTDLTRLPLVACVQVNGQPVAASVNLVGARSVEYLITTYDEAFSVFSVGNLLIEYIAQWAHAHGRDFDFRPLHGDYKVRWADRETRHESRIVVLNARGRLIELALSWAQVKRVYRKLATLVMARLK, from the coding sequence GTGCCGACCTCCGCCGTGGCGATATACGAGTCGTCGCCGGCCGCAACCTGGCGGTACGAGTTGCGCACGTGCGAGACCGTCGATGCGTTTCGTGCGTTCGAGCCGCAATGGCACGCGCTTTTGTCCGGCGCCGAGGCCTGGTCGCCTTTCATCAGCTTTGCTTATTGCGAGGCCGCAGTCGCGGCAGCGCTGAAAAGCGGCGCGAAGGTCGAAGTCGCGATGGTGCACGACGCGCGTGACCTTCTGGCGCTATGGCCCGTTGCAATCATGCGCGAAGGCGCGTGGCGAGCTGCCCATACGCTGGGCTGCGGATGCGGCGAGGAATACGGCGGCCCGCTGATCGCCGACACCCGACGCGCGGAACTTTACGATGCGGCGGTCCAGGCGGTCTTGCGCATCCACGCCGACGTGCTCCACATTCCGATGCTGGAAAACGGCAGCACGCTGCAACGCGCGCTCGACGCCGCGCCACAGTCATGGGTGCAGCGCGCGCTGCCGCCGCGCTGGCGCGTGATGCCCGGCTATTCGATCAACCTGCGCGCCGCGCCCACATGGAGCGACTTTCTCGCAACGCGGCACTCGACGCTGCGCGCCGCGCTTCGCTCCAGCGCGAAGCGGTTGCGGCGCGAAGGCGACGTCAGTTTTGGGTGGTGTGACAGCGCCGAGGACACCGAGCGCGTATTGCGGTGGCTATTCGCGAACAAACGCCAATGGGCGCTCAAGCGCGGAATCGAATCACCGTATTTGATGGACGACCGCGTACGCGATTTCTTCATCGGCCTTGCAAAGCGAACTGACCTGACCCGCCTGCCGCTCGTCGCTTGTGTGCAGGTCAACGGGCAGCCGGTGGCGGCTTCGGTCAATCTCGTCGGCGCACGCAGCGTCGAATATTTGATCACCACCTATGACGAGGCGTTCAGCGTGTTTTCCGTGGGGAATCTGCTGATCGAATACATCGCGCAATGGGCCCACGCGCACGGCCGCGATTTCGACTTTCGGCCGTTGCACGGCGACTATAAGGTGCGTTGGGCAGATCGCGAAACCAGGCACGAATCGCGCATCGTCGTGCTCAATGCACGCGGACGGCTCATCGAATTGGCGCTGTCATGGGCGCAGGTCAAGCGCGTCTATCGAAAACTCGCGACGCTTGTCATGGCGCGCTTGAAATGA
- a CDS encoding class I SAM-dependent methyltransferase, which produces MRTTTHGGPRFALGRALKQPLLNAVARLPDSVQRAMFIPPIRRICIRVPVLRAVYSGCLRRHPIDLHYGTDTSGLVDSNALQRDAHLARQLRPYMGSQPTIIRRALDTLGDIAGYTFMDIGCGKGRPMIVASEYPFSLALGYDISADLVRTANANAVVMARRFPQRPPIRAFHANVADLKVPSGNVVVFLFNPFGPELMASLLEKLEAGLTSGTIQHLFVVYDNPVCSEVFDGSQQLRRWFAGVFPYDHDEVGFGPEDHENVVVWQSVRGARPDTFANRNRRITTKDRLSTSLEG; this is translated from the coding sequence ATGCGAACAACGACACACGGCGGCCCTCGATTCGCGCTCGGACGCGCACTGAAGCAACCGCTGCTCAATGCGGTGGCCCGGTTGCCCGACAGCGTACAGCGAGCGATGTTCATACCACCGATACGCCGCATCTGCATTCGCGTACCGGTATTGCGCGCCGTGTATTCAGGCTGCCTGCGGCGCCATCCCATCGATCTCCACTACGGCACGGACACGAGCGGCCTGGTCGATTCCAACGCGCTGCAGCGCGACGCCCACCTCGCCAGGCAGCTAAGGCCTTATATGGGCTCGCAGCCGACCATCATCCGCCGCGCGCTCGACACCCTGGGTGATATTGCCGGCTATACGTTCATGGACATCGGTTGCGGTAAAGGCAGGCCGATGATCGTCGCCTCCGAGTATCCGTTCTCTTTGGCGCTGGGCTACGATATCAGCGCGGACCTGGTGAGAACGGCGAACGCGAACGCGGTCGTCATGGCGCGCCGGTTTCCACAACGGCCGCCCATTCGCGCATTCCATGCCAATGTCGCCGACTTGAAGGTGCCGTCGGGCAACGTGGTCGTCTTTCTGTTCAATCCATTCGGTCCCGAGTTGATGGCGTCATTGCTGGAAAAACTCGAAGCGGGCCTCACGAGCGGCACCATCCAGCATCTTTTCGTCGTCTACGACAACCCCGTGTGCAGTGAAGTTTTCGACGGATCACAACAATTGCGGCGCTGGTTCGCTGGCGTATTTCCGTACGATCACGACGAAGTCGGCTTCGGACCCGAGGACCACGAGAACGTCGTCGTCTGGCAAAGCGTGCGCGGCGCGCGCCCTGACACATTCGCGAACCGCAACCGCCGCATTACGACTAAAGACCGGCTCAGCACTTCCCTTGAAGGCTGA
- a CDS encoding DUF3562 domain-containing protein, producing the protein MKQEAAEEVVKAIATETQTPLEIVAKMYAQTWAEFSDGARVMDYLTVLVSRRVREDLRNMRKNAH; encoded by the coding sequence ATGAAACAGGAAGCTGCCGAAGAGGTCGTGAAGGCGATCGCGACCGAAACGCAAACGCCACTGGAAATCGTCGCGAAGATGTATGCGCAAACGTGGGCGGAGTTCAGTGACGGCGCACGCGTCATGGATTATCTGACCGTGCTCGTCTCGCGGCGCGTGCGGGAGGACCTTCGTAACATGCGCAAGAACGCGCACTGA
- the pstS gene encoding phosphate ABC transporter substrate-binding protein PstS: MRPLRPLITALICGVFALTCRAQDVTGCGSTLAAPLYTHWATDYQKSGGGKVVYRSTGSTDGLKAIVAHTVDFAGSDAPLTSEQLSKEGLRQFPTAIGGVVPVVNLPGIKAGQLMLTGEVLGQIFLGKILYWDDPAIVRLNPKIKMPDTPIAVVRRLDGSGTTLIWTHYLSQVSPEWKHKVGEGTSVHWPLGIGGKGNEGVATFVGYLPGAIGYIAWDFTKQNHLTYTAMTNAAGEVVEPGIQTFSAAAANADWSSSLFQVLTNQPGKDAWPVMGATYVLLQATPDHSARSAETLKFFDWALTHGEPTTQALDYIPLPAVVVTKIRAQWHGDKGDEVANKAVAVQ, encoded by the coding sequence GTGAGACCATTACGCCCCCTGATTACCGCGCTCATTTGCGGTGTTTTCGCGCTGACGTGCCGCGCGCAAGATGTGACTGGCTGCGGCAGCACGCTCGCCGCTCCCCTCTACACCCACTGGGCCACGGACTACCAGAAGTCCGGGGGCGGCAAGGTGGTCTATCGCAGCACCGGCTCGACGGACGGCCTCAAGGCGATCGTCGCGCACACTGTCGACTTCGCCGGTTCCGACGCCCCGCTCACGAGCGAGCAATTGAGCAAGGAAGGATTGCGGCAGTTTCCCACCGCGATCGGCGGCGTGGTTCCCGTCGTGAATCTGCCGGGCATCAAGGCCGGGCAGTTGATGCTGACCGGCGAGGTGCTGGGCCAGATCTTTCTCGGCAAGATCCTGTATTGGGACGACCCAGCCATCGTGCGGCTCAATCCGAAGATCAAGATGCCCGACACGCCGATCGCCGTCGTGCGGCGCCTGGATGGCTCGGGCACGACGCTGATCTGGACTCACTATCTCTCGCAGGTGAGCCCCGAATGGAAACACAAGGTTGGCGAGGGCACGAGTGTTCACTGGCCCTTGGGGATAGGAGGTAAGGGCAATGAAGGCGTCGCCACATTCGTGGGCTACCTGCCCGGGGCGATTGGCTATATCGCCTGGGACTTCACGAAACAGAATCATCTGACCTACACGGCCATGACCAACGCAGCGGGCGAGGTCGTGGAGCCGGGCATCCAGACATTCAGCGCCGCTGCCGCGAATGCGGACTGGTCGAGCTCGCTCTTTCAGGTGCTGACCAATCAGCCGGGTAAGGACGCATGGCCCGTGATGGGCGCGACCTACGTGCTGTTGCAGGCCACCCCAGACCACTCGGCGCGTAGCGCTGAAACGCTGAAGTTCTTCGATTGGGCGTTGACGCACGGTGAGCCGACGACTCAGGCACTGGACTATATTCCGCTGCCTGCGGTTGTCGTGACGAAAATCCGCGCGCAATGGCACGGCGATAAAGGCGACGAAGTCGCAAACAAAGCGGTTGCCGTGCAATAA
- a CDS encoding NmrA family NAD(P)-binding protein, whose protein sequence is MFVIFGASGKAGRVTAAALRRAGKPVRAVVRHARQGESLAELGCEIALADLTDPQSVAAAIKGAHAVQLLCPVPSGDTDPETSMRTMIDVATEALLVDPPARLLAISDYGAELPLNTGITRLYHYLEKRLKPVATQLTLLRSAEHMQNWAAFIPGAIATGTLPSLHLPLERRFPSVAAQDVGAASAELLLESQQSGTSRIVSLEGPQRVSVNDIAAALSEASGRTITPHALPRESWTPTLLKAGLSENHTRLITDLYDVYNTGRIDVEVNRSERRFGTTALREVFGPLVARFNSQ, encoded by the coding sequence ATGTTCGTGATTTTTGGAGCATCGGGAAAGGCCGGGCGCGTCACTGCCGCCGCGTTGCGTCGCGCGGGCAAACCTGTGCGCGCCGTAGTGCGCCACGCTCGTCAGGGCGAAAGTCTCGCGGAGCTGGGCTGCGAAATCGCGCTCGCCGATCTCACCGACCCGCAATCGGTCGCGGCGGCGATCAAAGGCGCGCACGCTGTTCAGTTGCTATGCCCCGTTCCATCCGGCGATACGGACCCCGAAACAAGCATGCGCACGATGATCGATGTCGCCACCGAAGCCCTGCTCGTAGACCCTCCCGCCAGGCTGCTCGCCATTTCCGACTATGGCGCGGAACTGCCGTTGAATACGGGCATTACGCGGCTATACCATTACCTGGAAAAGCGACTGAAGCCCGTTGCGACGCAACTGACCTTGTTACGCTCAGCGGAACATATGCAGAACTGGGCGGCTTTCATTCCCGGCGCAATAGCTACCGGCACGCTGCCAAGCCTTCATCTGCCTTTGGAACGCCGCTTTCCCTCGGTCGCCGCACAGGACGTTGGCGCGGCGAGCGCCGAGTTGCTGCTCGAATCGCAGCAGTCCGGCACATCGAGAATCGTGAGCCTTGAAGGACCGCAGAGAGTCAGCGTGAACGACATCGCGGCGGCACTCAGCGAAGCGAGCGGTCGCACGATCACGCCTCATGCGCTGCCGCGCGAATCGTGGACACCGACGCTTCTCAAGGCCGGACTCAGCGAGAATCACACGCGGCTCATCACCGATCTTTACGATGTCTACAACACCGGCCGCATCGACGTGGAAGTGAACCGCAGCGAGCGGCGTTTCGGCACGACCGCGTTACGCGAAGTGTTCGGCCCACTCGTTGCACGATTCAACAGCCAATAA